In Poecilia reticulata strain Guanapo linkage group LG1, Guppy_female_1.0+MT, whole genome shotgun sequence, one genomic interval encodes:
- the taf5 gene encoding transcription initiation factor TFIID subunit 5 isoform X1: MAAVQGSIVDAKDEADIKTEPATDGFGNNHANDAGVLSASPSSTAPAGNNKPAAGAPEDQQTLLAVLQFLRKNKLSESAEILRREAGLPEEALDPKGADSAGSGLGSGADIDGGDASALLSRVTVSAPGGAKAPTKAAGEDQPDVNVVLSAYSQQGDPALYEVYYSGLKKFIESVLDCHRAELSQVFYPLFVHMYLELVYNNHEGEAKAFFEKFSGDQECYYEEDLRILSSLTKKEHMRGNETLLDFRTSKFVLRISRDSYQLLKRHLQERQNNQIWNIIQEHLYIDIFDGMPRSKSQIDAMSGSLAGEAKREANKAKVYYGLLKEPEIELPLDDEDEEAENEEGKPKKKKPKKDSTGSKSKKQDPNAPSQTRIPLPELKDSDKLDKIMYMKESTKRIRLGPDNLPSICFYTFLNAYQGLTAVDVTDDSSLIAGGFADSTVRVWSVTPKKLRKVKTASDLNLIDKESDDVLERIMDDKTASESKCLYGHSGPVYGISFSADRNYLLSCSEDGTVRLWSLLTFTCLVGYKGHNYPVWDTQFSPYGYYFISGGHDRVARLWATDHHQPLRIFAGHLADVTCTRFHPNANYVATGSSDRTIRLWDVLTGNCVRIFTGHKGPIHALAFSPNGKFLASGATDGRVLLWDIGHGLMIGELKGHTECIYSLRFSRDGEILGSGSMDNTVRLWDATKAFDDLETDDFTAATGHIHLQDNSQELLLGTYLTKSTPVVHLHFTRRNLLLAAGAYNP; this comes from the exons ATGGCGGCCGTACAGGGTAGTATAGTCGACGCRAAAGACGAAGCCGACATTAAAACAGAACCAGCGACCGATGGCTTCGGAAATAATCACGCCAACGATGCGGGAGTGCTCTCTGCGTCCCCCAGCTCCACCGCTCCGGCTGGAAACAACAAGCCGGCGGCGGGAGCCCCCGAGGACCAGCAGACCCTGCTGGCTGTGCTGCAGTTCCTCAGAAAGAACAAACTGTCAGAGTCCGCTGAAATTCTGCGTCGCGAGGCGGGATTGCCRGAGGAGGCTCTGGATCCAAAGGGGGCTGACTCCGCCGGTTCTGGGCTGGGAAGTGGTGCGGACATAGACGGTGGGGATGCGAGCGCTTTGCTCAGCCGGGTGACCGTCTCTGCTCCCGGCGGAGCTAAGGCGCCAACTAAAG CAGCTGGGGAGGATCAGCCAGACGTCAACGTGGTTCTGTCAGCCTACAGCCAACAGGGAGACCCAGCTCTCTATGAAGTTTACTACAGCGGTCTGAAGAAGTTCATCGAGTCGGTTCTGGACTGCCACAGAGCAGAACTGTCTCAGGTCTTCTACCCTCTGTTTGTCCACATGTACCTGGAACTGGTCTACAACAATCATGAAGGCGAGGCTAAGGCCTTCTTTGAAAA GTTCAGCGGGGACCAGGAGTGCTACTACGAAGAGGACCTACGCATTTTGTCAAGCCTTACGAAGAAGGAGCACATGAGAGGGAACGAGACGCTGCTGGATTTCCGCACCAGCAAGTTYGTTTTGCGCATCTCCCGCGACTCCTACCAGCTGCTGAAGAGGCACCTGCAGGAGCGCCAGAACAACCAGATATGGAATATCATCCAAGAGCACCTCTACATCGACATCTTCGATGGCATGCCGCGCAGCAAGAGCCAGATCGACGCCATGTCCGGCAGCTTGGCTGGAGAGGCCAAACGAGAAGCAAATAAGGCCAAG gTTTACTATGGCCTGCTGAAGGAGCCAGAAATCGAGCTTCCCCttgatgatgaggatgaggaagCAGAGAACGAGGAAGGTAAACCCAAGAAGAAAAAGCCCAAAAAGGACAGCACCGGCTCCAAAAGCAAGAAGCAGGATCCAAACGCTCCTTCACAGACCAG aataccTCTACCAGAACTAAAAGACTCAGACAAGCTGGACAAGATCATGTACATGAAGGAGTCCACCAAGAGAATTCGTTTGGGACCTGACAACCTGCCTTCCATCTGCTTCTACACCTTTCTCAACGCATACCAG GGTCTAACTGCGGTTGACGTTACGGACGACTCCAGTCTGATCGCAGGGGGCTTCGCTGACTCCACGGTGCGGGTGTGGAGCGTCACGCCAAAGAAGCTCCGCAAGGTCAAGACYGCCTCAG ATTTGAATCTGATTGACAAAGAGTCAGATGATGTTCTTGAGAGGATTATGGACGATAAGACGGCCAGTGAGTCAAAGTGCCTCTATGGACACAGCGGACCGGTGTATGGCATCAGCTTCAGCGCAGACAG AAACTACCTGCTGTCATGCTCTGAAGACGGCACGGTCAGGTTGTGGAGCCTCCTGACCTTCACCTGTCTGGTGGGATACAAAGGCCACAACTACCCAGTGTGGGACACGCAGTTTTCCCCTTACGGATATTATTTCATCTCCGGGGGGCATGACCGGGTCGCCCG cTTGTGGGCGACCGATCAYCAYCAGCCGCTGCGGATATTCGCCGGTCACCTGGCCGACGTCACTTGCACTCGCTTCCACCCCAACGCAAATTACGTGGCCACAGGCTCGTCTGACCGCACCATCCGTCTGTGGGACGTCCTCACCGGGAACTGCGTCCGTATTTTCACCGGTCACAAG GGTCCCATCCACGCGTTGGCGTTCTCTCCTAATGGGAAGTTTTTGGCCTCGGGAGCCACTGATGGCAGAGTCCTCCTGTGGGACATCGGTCATGGACTGATGATCGGAGAGCTCAAGGGTCACACAGAGTGCATCTACTCCCTCAGATTCAGCAGGGATGGAGAGATCCTCGGCTCCG GTTCTATGGACAACACGGTTCGCCTGTGGGATGCGACAAAAGCATTTGACGATTTAGAAACKGATGACTTCACTGCGGCTACGGGACAYATCCACCTACAGGATAACTCCCAGGAGCTTCTGCTGGGGACCTACCTGACCAAATCGACRCCTGTAGTTCACCTTCACTTCACACGGAGGAACCTGCTGCTGGCCGCAGGAGCTTATAATCCATAA
- the taf5 gene encoding transcription initiation factor TFIID subunit 5 isoform X2, protein MAAVQGSIVDAKDEADIKTEPATDGFGNNHANDAGVLSASPSSTAPAGNNKPAAGAPEDQQTLLAVLQFLRKNKLSESAEILRREAGLPEEALDPKGADSAGSGLGSGADIDGGDASALLSRVTVSAPGGAKAPTKAGEDQPDVNVVLSAYSQQGDPALYEVYYSGLKKFIESVLDCHRAELSQVFYPLFVHMYLELVYNNHEGEAKAFFEKFSGDQECYYEEDLRILSSLTKKEHMRGNETLLDFRTSKFVLRISRDSYQLLKRHLQERQNNQIWNIIQEHLYIDIFDGMPRSKSQIDAMSGSLAGEAKREANKAKVYYGLLKEPEIELPLDDEDEEAENEEGKPKKKKPKKDSTGSKSKKQDPNAPSQTRIPLPELKDSDKLDKIMYMKESTKRIRLGPDNLPSICFYTFLNAYQGLTAVDVTDDSSLIAGGFADSTVRVWSVTPKKLRKVKTASDLNLIDKESDDVLERIMDDKTASESKCLYGHSGPVYGISFSADRNYLLSCSEDGTVRLWSLLTFTCLVGYKGHNYPVWDTQFSPYGYYFISGGHDRVARLWATDHHQPLRIFAGHLADVTCTRFHPNANYVATGSSDRTIRLWDVLTGNCVRIFTGHKGPIHALAFSPNGKFLASGATDGRVLLWDIGHGLMIGELKGHTECIYSLRFSRDGEILGSGSMDNTVRLWDATKAFDDLETDDFTAATGHIHLQDNSQELLLGTYLTKSTPVVHLHFTRRNLLLAAGAYNP, encoded by the exons ATGGCGGCCGTACAGGGTAGTATAGTCGACGCRAAAGACGAAGCCGACATTAAAACAGAACCAGCGACCGATGGCTTCGGAAATAATCACGCCAACGATGCGGGAGTGCTCTCTGCGTCCCCCAGCTCCACCGCTCCGGCTGGAAACAACAAGCCGGCGGCGGGAGCCCCCGAGGACCAGCAGACCCTGCTGGCTGTGCTGCAGTTCCTCAGAAAGAACAAACTGTCAGAGTCCGCTGAAATTCTGCGTCGCGAGGCGGGATTGCCRGAGGAGGCTCTGGATCCAAAGGGGGCTGACTCCGCCGGTTCTGGGCTGGGAAGTGGTGCGGACATAGACGGTGGGGATGCGAGCGCTTTGCTCAGCCGGGTGACCGTCTCTGCTCCCGGCGGAGCTAAGGCGCCAACTAAAG CTGGGGAGGATCAGCCAGACGTCAACGTGGTTCTGTCAGCCTACAGCCAACAGGGAGACCCAGCTCTCTATGAAGTTTACTACAGCGGTCTGAAGAAGTTCATCGAGTCGGTTCTGGACTGCCACAGAGCAGAACTGTCTCAGGTCTTCTACCCTCTGTTTGTCCACATGTACCTGGAACTGGTCTACAACAATCATGAAGGCGAGGCTAAGGCCTTCTTTGAAAA GTTCAGCGGGGACCAGGAGTGCTACTACGAAGAGGACCTACGCATTTTGTCAAGCCTTACGAAGAAGGAGCACATGAGAGGGAACGAGACGCTGCTGGATTTCCGCACCAGCAAGTTYGTTTTGCGCATCTCCCGCGACTCCTACCAGCTGCTGAAGAGGCACCTGCAGGAGCGCCAGAACAACCAGATATGGAATATCATCCAAGAGCACCTCTACATCGACATCTTCGATGGCATGCCGCGCAGCAAGAGCCAGATCGACGCCATGTCCGGCAGCTTGGCTGGAGAGGCCAAACGAGAAGCAAATAAGGCCAAG gTTTACTATGGCCTGCTGAAGGAGCCAGAAATCGAGCTTCCCCttgatgatgaggatgaggaagCAGAGAACGAGGAAGGTAAACCCAAGAAGAAAAAGCCCAAAAAGGACAGCACCGGCTCCAAAAGCAAGAAGCAGGATCCAAACGCTCCTTCACAGACCAG aataccTCTACCAGAACTAAAAGACTCAGACAAGCTGGACAAGATCATGTACATGAAGGAGTCCACCAAGAGAATTCGTTTGGGACCTGACAACCTGCCTTCCATCTGCTTCTACACCTTTCTCAACGCATACCAG GGTCTAACTGCGGTTGACGTTACGGACGACTCCAGTCTGATCGCAGGGGGCTTCGCTGACTCCACGGTGCGGGTGTGGAGCGTCACGCCAAAGAAGCTCCGCAAGGTCAAGACYGCCTCAG ATTTGAATCTGATTGACAAAGAGTCAGATGATGTTCTTGAGAGGATTATGGACGATAAGACGGCCAGTGAGTCAAAGTGCCTCTATGGACACAGCGGACCGGTGTATGGCATCAGCTTCAGCGCAGACAG AAACTACCTGCTGTCATGCTCTGAAGACGGCACGGTCAGGTTGTGGAGCCTCCTGACCTTCACCTGTCTGGTGGGATACAAAGGCCACAACTACCCAGTGTGGGACACGCAGTTTTCCCCTTACGGATATTATTTCATCTCCGGGGGGCATGACCGGGTCGCCCG cTTGTGGGCGACCGATCAYCAYCAGCCGCTGCGGATATTCGCCGGTCACCTGGCCGACGTCACTTGCACTCGCTTCCACCCCAACGCAAATTACGTGGCCACAGGCTCGTCTGACCGCACCATCCGTCTGTGGGACGTCCTCACCGGGAACTGCGTCCGTATTTTCACCGGTCACAAG GGTCCCATCCACGCGTTGGCGTTCTCTCCTAATGGGAAGTTTTTGGCCTCGGGAGCCACTGATGGCAGAGTCCTCCTGTGGGACATCGGTCATGGACTGATGATCGGAGAGCTCAAGGGTCACACAGAGTGCATCTACTCCCTCAGATTCAGCAGGGATGGAGAGATCCTCGGCTCCG GTTCTATGGACAACACGGTTCGCCTGTGGGATGCGACAAAAGCATTTGACGATTTAGAAACKGATGACTTCACTGCGGCTACGGGACAYATCCACCTACAGGATAACTCCCAGGAGCTTCTGCTGGGGACCTACCTGACCAAATCGACRCCTGTAGTTCACCTTCACTTCACACGGAGGAACCTGCTGCTGGCCGCAGGAGCTTATAATCCATAA
- the atp5md gene encoding ATP synthase F(0) complex subunit k, mitochondrial codes for MAGHDAGNQHQFTGFAKHFNSYTIVGRRNCVLATYASLAAIILFFKLKPKKKPAVTEK; via the exons ATGGCAGGACACGACGCGGGGAATCAGCACCAGTTTACTGGATTTGCCAAACACTTCAATTCATACACAATCGTCGGAAGGAGGAAC tgtgttttgGCCACTTACGCCAGCCTTGCAGCCATCATCCTTTTCTTCAAATTGAAGCCCAAGAAAAAACCTGCWGTCACAGAGAAGTAG
- the pdcd11 gene encoding protein RRP5 homolog, whose protein sequence is MASVEEDFPRGGKTKKSTDSKVTVERTKVDNLFQQSDEQTTTKKKKGGAKKVKKQKTEEQEGGLTLNAAANSVEILHIKNVREGMLLLGCVKEVADFEVTVSLPCGLQGFLSIRNVCDAYTKLLSEQLDSDIENEEFCSLSQIFWPGMLLRCVVSKMDITKGGSLSIQLSVNPKLVNKSLTSSSLTAGMILSGCVESVEDHGTIIDIGVNGTKAFLPEDATQGKQHKSDELKVGQYVTSRVEEVKNDGRVVRLSAAARASANAKQGWTLTNLLPGLTVKATVKKVTKHGLHLDFLNSFSGQVDFLHLEPESSYREGLQVQACILYIEPTARLVGLSLRSHLLQPMSDVDAAPPGXDRTGEVVNECKVTTMHHMSGAMLELPDKTPAFAHRNHLKEPSDPANENKVSAMPKHTCRILDFSPMEQIYFASLRKSVIDQRFYRYQDIHAGQVVEGTVYVLLSHGMVVHLSEHVKGLVPRTHLSDIILKNPEKMYVEGMKVKCRVLSVDVDNRKLCLTRKKALVESTLPLFLSYDDARPGRVSHGFIVSIKDFGCIVRFYGNVKGLVPLEELSSEPIVRPEBIFYIGQVLKAKVLQCEPVKEKLLLSFKAAAEGETEESTEPPIDCEVGKRVEARVVKKSVNGLEVVILPDEGRAVLPTVHLSDHMSNCQLLWEVLQEGDTVSDLICFNKNKQNITLTKKQRVRSSLEEGAVAKDFSEVTVGMQLVGCIRSIMSYGVFVEFPYGLVGLAPKSAMSDKFISBTTTAFELGQTVIAKVTNLDEEKRRFLVTLKLSEVITSDGDALAALLNGVQERRAVKEMLTVRDDGELRRQLAALTVGQKLKLTVDSATQDGAKFKSDDLPGADVVASKRHVAGVSLIPGQKVNAVVLNVDILSTCVHVSVLPKLLGKKKFLNKDSGCCXVVQFVDRDFAVVSLNDAAQLTLLQTCGHPNEVTLSGADRLKAGMTLTVEVVEPSCEQLEGLPLLLWKGSAPKCSAPKRQRTASENQADSSGHRFGEVLQGKVRSVKPTYIQVALEDGSMGSVHVSQVVEPAAVKLGSFPTSTVRVGNAVKARVIGGREXTSHRFLPFSHPKFKYTIPELTLIPSRLDPGVDFKPVTAKDKLSGYKAGDEITCFVSKFKSDKKCLEVTSDPCLTGTVDLLSMITDPKDASHPEKLFKLGQAVRAKVVEASVQPHRFVLSLSGIHKLEKGSITLGMVTSVQPQVGLVVKLPFGGAGAVSVTDVADTYRKNPLEVFSKDQLIRCCLLDVQNGKWHLSLRPSRLNPQNTKPAKDPEVLSLDHLRLDQVVRGYVKSVSEQGVFIRLSHNITGRAQLQKSSKYFINNHKILSSHLPVNTLLTTKILSVDREDELVDLSLLSADTGKPDVLPESLGLPLRLVGGAEKRDSKKAKKRSHCESEQKPAEPQIPKKKTKKSSKSKTDGDDSGVEVYFREEEDEGEEAKRDSAQVPPSXAGPSRLQVAAGFSWDVGLNSLKPVLEAKDGDSSDGEEQDGNEKPQKKTRHELEQEKKSAEKALLQREAELMDPSLRPQDAAAFERLLLASPSSSLLWLQYMAHHLQATQIEQARAVAERALKTISFREEQEKLNVWVALLNLENMYGTQESLKKVFERAVQFCEPMPVYQQLADIYANSNKIKEAESLYKTMAKRFRQNKAVWLSYGTFLLQQGQSDAASXLLQRALKSLPPKESVDVITKFAQMEFRFGDAERGRNMFDKVLTNYPKRTDLWSVFIDLMVKHGSQKEVRAVFDRTIHLSVSVKKIKFFFKRYLEYEKKHGTPQSVQLVKEKAMEFVEAKGKEAAN, encoded by the exons ATGGCGTCAGTAGAAGAGGATTTTCCTCGTGGAGGCAAAACAAAGAAGTCCACCGACAGTAAAGTCACGGTGGAACGGACTAAAGTGGACAACCtgtttcag CAGTCAGATGAACAAAcgacaacaaagaaaaaaaaaggaggcgcCAAGAAAGTCAAAAAGCAAAARACAGAAGAGCAAGAAGGTGGCCTGACGCTTAACGCTGCTGCTAACAGCGTGGAGATTCTCCACATAAAG AACGTRAGAGAGGGGATGCTGTTACTGGGCTGTGTGAAGGAGGTGGCTGACTTCGAGGTGACCGTCAGCCTCCCGTGTGGCCTGCAAGGCTTCCTCAGCATCAGGAACGTCTGTGACGCCTACACCAAGCTGCTGAGCGAGCAACTGGACTCAGACATTGAAAACGAG GAGTTCTGCTCTTTGTCCCAAATCTTCTGGCCGGGAATGCTGCTCCGATGCGTGGTTTCCAAAATGGACATCACTAAAGGAGGCTCGCTCAGCATTCAGCTGTCGGTCAATCCGAAGCTGGTCAACAAGAGCCTCACCTCAAGCTCTCTGACAGCTGGAATG ATCCTGAGCGGGTGCGTGGAGAGTGTCGAAGATCAYGGCACTATAATTGACATTGGCGTGAATGGAACAAAAGCCTTCCTGCCCGAGGATGCTACACAGGGAAAACAGCATAAAAGTGACG AGCTTAAAGTGGGTCAGTATGTGACTTCTCGGGTGGAGGAAGTAAAGAACGACGGCCGCGTCGTCCGGCTGTCCGCGGCGGCTCGGGCCTCCGCTAACGCCAAACAGGGCTGGACCCTCACCAACCTCCTGCCGGGCCTCACAGTCAAAGCTACCGTCAAAAAG GTGACCAAACATGGCCTGCACCTGGACTTCCTGAACTCGTTCAGTGGCCAGGTGGATTTTCTGCACTTGGAGCCGGAGTCCAGCTACAGAGAGGGGCTTCAG GTGCAAGCGTGCATTCTGTACATTGAGCCGACCGCCCGCCTTGTCGGGCTGAGCCTGCGTAGTCACCTCCTGCAACCCATGTCCGACGTCGACGCCGCTCCTCCCGGCRGGGACCGGACCGGAGAGGTGGTGAATGAGTGCAAGGTTACCACGATGCACCACATGTCGGGGGCCATGTTGGAGCTGCCGGACAAAACCCCGGCCTTTGCGCAT AGGAACCACCTGAAGGAGCCAAGCGACCCGGCCAATGAAAACAAGGTCTCTGCGATGCCCAAGCACACCTGCAGGATCCTGGACTTCAGCCCCAtggagcaaatttattttgctAGTTTACGAAA GAGCGTGATTGATCAGCGATTTTACAGATACCAGGACATTCACGCCGGTCAAGTCGTAGAG GGGACGGTGTATGTCCTGCTGAGCCACGGGATGGTGGTGCATCTGTCGGAGCACGTCAAAGGCCTGGTGCCTCGGACGCACCTCTCCGACATCATCCTGAAAAACCCGGAGAAGATGTACGTCGAGGGAATGAAGGTCAAATGTCGG GTGCTGTCGGTCGACGTGGACAACAGGAAGCTGTGTCTGACCCGGAAGAAGGCGCTGGTCGAGAGCACCYTGCCGCTGTTCCTCAGCTACGACGACGCCCGTCCCGGCCGCGTGTCCCACGGCTTCATCGTGTCTATCAAAGACTTCGGCTGCATCGTCCGTTTCTACGGCAACGTCAAAGGTCTGGTCCCGCTGGAGGAGCTCAGCTCTGAGCCCATCGTCCGTCCAGAGRACATCTTCTACATTGGACAG GTGTTGAAGGCCAAAGTTCTTCAATGTGAGCCAGTGaaggagaagctgctgctgtcattTAAGGCGGCGGCAGAGGGAGAGACGGAGGAATCTACCGAGCCTCCGATTGACTGTGAGGTTGGAAAG AGGGTGGAGGCAAGGGTGGTGAAGAAATCCGTCAACGGCCTGGAGGTCGTCATCCTTCCGGACGAGGGCCGCGCCGTCTTACCCACAGTGCATCTCTCCGATCACATGTCCAACTGTCAGTTACTGTGGGAGGTTCTGCAGGAAGGAGACACCGTCTCAGATCTGATCTGCTTTAACAAGAACAAGCAGAACATT ACGCTCACCAAGAAGCAAAGGGTGAGATCGTCACTGGAGGAAGGAGCGGTGGCCAAAGATTTCTCTGAGGTAACCGTGGGGATGCAGCTGGTCGGCTGCATCAGGAGCATCATGTCCTACGGCGTCTTTGTGGAGTTCCCCTATGGACTCGTTGGTCTTGCACCCAAATCT GCCATGTCGGATAAGTTCATCAGTRACACGACAACCGCCTTCGAGCTGGGCCAGACGGTCATCGCCAAGGTGACCAACCTGGACGAGGAAAAGCGGCGATTCCTGGTCACGCTGAAGCTCTCCGAGGTCATAACGTCTGACGGGGATGCCCTGGCCGCGCTCCTGAACGGCGTACAGGAGAGGCGAGCTGTGAAGGAAATGCTGACCGTCAGAG ATGACGGTGAACTCCGGCGGCAGCTGGCCGCTCTGACCGTCGGCCAGAAGCTGAAGCTGACGGTGGATTCAGCGACACAGGACGGGGCCAAATTCAAGTCTGACGACTTGCCTGGTGCTGACGTTGTCGCCAGTAAACGCCATGTGGCGG GAGTTAGCCTGATCCCTGGGCAGAAAGTGAATGCGGTCGTCCTTAATGTCGACATCCTGTCCACCTGTGTCCATGTTTCCGTCCTCCCAAAGCTGCTGGGGAAGAAGAAGTTT CTGAATAAAGACTCAGGCTGCTGTGYGGTGGTGCAGTTTGTCGACCGGGACTTTGCCGTTGTCTCGCTAAACGACGCTGCGCAGCTGACTCTGCTCCAGACCTGTGGCCACCCGAATGAGGTCACCCTGTCCGGGGCGGACAGACTCAAGGCGGGGATGACTCTGACAGTGGAAGTCGTAGAACCCAGCTGCGAGCAACTGGAAGGGCTCCCCCTGCTGTTGTGGAAGGGCAGCGCGCCGAAGTGCAGCGCGCCGAAGCGGCAGCGCACAGCTTCGGAGAACCAGGCCGACTCTTCGGGACACCGCTTCGGCGAAGTCTTGCAGGGCAAGGTGAGGTCGGTGAAGCCCACCTACATCCAGGTGGCGCTGGAGGACGGGAGCATGGGCAGCGTCCACGTGTCGCAGGTGGTGGAGCCGGCCGCGGTCAAGCTGGGGTCCTTCCCCACGTCCACGGTGAGAGTGGGCAACGCGGTCAAAGCCAGGGTCATYGGAGGACGAGAAKCCACCAGTCACAG atttcttcCGTTTTCTCATCCCAAATTCAAGTACACCATTCCTGAACTCACACTTATCCCCAG CCGACTGGATCCTGGTGTGGATTTCAAACCAGTTACAGCAAAAGAYAAACTCTCTGGCTATAAGGCCGGCGACGAAATCACATGTTTCGTATCAAAG tttAAATCAGACAAGAAGTGCCTGGAAGTCACCTCTGACCCCTGCCTCACAGGGACCGTGGACCTGCTTTCCATGATCACAGATCCTAAA GATGCCAGCCACCCAGAAAAGCTGTTCAAGCTGGGCCAGGCGGTCCGCGCCAAAGTGGTGGAAGCGAGCGTCCAGCCTCATCGCTTTGTGCTGTCGCTCTCAG GGATCCATAAACTGGAGAAAGGCAGCATTACTTTGGGAATGGTGACCAGTGTCCAGCCACAAGTCGGCCTTGTGGTCAAGCTCCCCTTCGGCGGCGCCGGAGCAGTTTCTGTCACTGACGTCGCCGACACCTACAGGAAAAACCCGCTGGAGGTGTTCAGCAAGGATCAGCTCATCAG GTGTTGCCTTCTAGATGTGCAGAACGGAAAGTGGCACCTGTCCCTACGTCCGTCGCG GCTGAACCCACAGAACACCAAGCCGGCGAAGGACCCAGAAGTCCTGTCTTTGGACCATCTGCGCTTGGACCAGGTGGTCCGGGGTTACGTGAAGTCTGTGAGTGAGCAGGGGGTCTTCATCAG GCTGTCACACAACATCACAGGAAGAGCCCAACTTCAAAARTCCTCCAAATACTTCATTAACAACCACAAGATCCTCTCCAGTCACCTTCCGGTCAACACCCTCCTCACCACTAAAATCctcag TGTGGACAGGGAGGACGAGTTGGTCGACCTCTCTCTTCTCTCCGCGGACACTGGAAAGCCAGACGTGCTCCCGGAGTCCCTCGGCCTGCCGCTGCGTCTCGTCGGAGGCGCAGAGAAACGCGACTCAAAGAAGGCAAAGAAACGCTCGCACTGCGAGAGCGAACAG AAACCAGCAGAGCCCCAGATCccgaagaagaaaacaaaaaaatcKAGCAAATCAAAAACTGACGGCGATGACAGCGGAGTGGAGGTCTACTTCAGAGAAGAGGAGGACGAGGGTGAGGAAGCAAAGCGTGATTCTGCTCAG GTGCCTCCCAGCTYGGCGGGTCCGTCCAGGCTGCAGGTGGCGGCCGGCTTCTCCTGGGATGTGGGGCTGAACTCCCTGAAGCCTGTGTTGGAGGCAAAGGATGGGGACTCCAGCGACGGAGAGGAGCAAGACGGCAACGAGAAG ccccAGAAGAAGACGCGCCAcgagctggagcaggagaagaaGTCGGCGGAGAAGGCCCTGCTGCAGCGGGAAGCCGAGCTGATGGACCCGAGCCTGCGRCCCCAGGACGCGGCCGCCTTCGAGCGTCTGCTGCTCGCCTCGCCCAGCAGCTCGCTGCTCTGGCTCCAGTACATGGCCCACCACCTGCAGGCCACGCAGATCGAGCAGGCCCGGGCCGTGGCCGAGAGAGCTCTCAAAACCATCTCCTTCAG GGAGGAGCAGGAGAAGCTGAACGTGTGGGTGGCCCTGCTGAACCTGGAGAACATGTACGGAACCCAGGAGAGTCTGAAGAAAGTGTTTGAGCGAGCCGTGCAGTTCTGTGAGCCCATGCCCGTGTACCAGCAGCTGGCCGACATCTACGCCAACTCCAATAAAATCAAG